A single region of the Candidatus Poribacteria bacterium genome encodes:
- a CDS encoding M48 family metallopeptidase, translating into MKTKSVWNDSEDLKSAVWEWADRMGVTVREVHLRNMRRKWASISMNGRLTLSTDLLNLPEALGEFVIVHELVHLLVPNHGRVFKSFMTAYLPDWEERQHHLQALPEA; encoded by the coding sequence ATGAAAACCAAAAGCGTCTGGAACGACTCAGAGGATTTGAAAAGTGCTGTGTGGGAATGGGCGGACCGCATGGGCGTCACGGTCCGAGAGGTGCATCTACGCAACATGCGGAGAAAGTGGGCATCCATATCAATGAATGGACGGTTGACCCTCAGCACCGATCTGCTCAATTTGCCGGAAGCGTTGGGAGAATTTGTCATCGTTCACGAACTAGTCCATCTCCTTGTCCCAAATCACGGGAGAGTGTTCAAAAGTTTCATGACCGCCTACCTCCCCGATTGGGAAGAAAGGCAGCATCACTTACAGGCCTTGCCGGAGGCTTAG
- a CDS encoding HsdR family type I site-specific deoxyribonuclease, whose product MAERAAVQNPMLKYADEIGWESVSRLEATQKRGDNTGLYFTDILQAQLMKLNGGILDQSRCDEIIRQLNHLRPTLEGNQDALSWMRGEQSVFVPDEDRYRNVTLIDYDNPDNNLFHVTDEWTQGGAGHRNRADVVFLINGIPVAIVETKSANKRDGLEEGVDQIRRYQRETPEMFTTAQLFGVTHMHDLLYGVTWNVSRKNLFNYKTDDPTNYEAKVKTFFDRERFLKVLRESIIFQSKDDALTKVVLRQHQTRAVEKVIDRVHNPDKRRGLIWHTQGSGKTLTMITVASRLLRGGGETEKPTVLMLIDRNELESQLFKNITGYGITAFQVAESKQNLQEILASDYRGLIVSMIHKFDDIPADINTREGVTVLVDEAHRTTGGDLGNYLMAALPNATYIGFTGTPIDTLSQGEGTFKVFGAEDEQGYLDKYAIAESIEDGTTVPLNYALAPSDLQVDSETLESEFFRLVVGEGVSDFEELDAILDRAVNLKAIMKAPDRVDNVAAAVAEHFRENVEPMGFKAFLVAVDREACALYKEALDRHLPSKYSEVVYSPYHQDPEAMKVHWHTDDEEKEIRKKFSDKSEQPKILIVTQKLLTGFDAPILYCIYLDKPMRDHVLLQAIARVNRPYEDNDGLIKPYGFVLDFVGIFENLEKALAFDSEEVGSVIRNIDVLKNLFAKLIQEDAAQYLPFARGWNDKAKESAIEHFEDKEIRENFFKFFKQLQDIYTILSPDASLRPFIADYQSLASLYGLIRNAYADHPYVDKELTAKTRKLLQQHTDSDRFALPGSIQALNANTLREVGNSDVSDTVKVLNLRKILHKTVAEESRSKPFLISIGDRAEALREAYENRQRTTQQVLAAYEELVEECERASSEQTRMNLDDNAYAVYTVLKGFAEEITPEQTREVDSVFDQFPDYQWNEQQERELRINLYRTLRLVVTQGVMTPTNALLKIQRI is encoded by the coding sequence ATGGCCGAACGCGCCGCAGTACAGAATCCAATGCTCAAATACGCCGATGAAATTGGCTGGGAATCTGTTTCTCGATTAGAAGCGACGCAAAAGCGCGGCGATAATACCGGACTTTACTTTACCGACATACTGCAAGCGCAACTAATGAAACTCAACGGTGGCATACTGGATCAATCTCGCTGCGATGAGATTATTCGACAATTGAATCACCTCAGACCGACGCTTGAAGGAAACCAAGACGCGCTCTCTTGGATGCGCGGGGAACAGTCGGTTTTCGTTCCGGATGAAGATCGTTATCGGAACGTCACCCTGATTGATTACGATAACCCTGACAACAACCTGTTTCATGTGACCGATGAATGGACGCAGGGTGGGGCAGGACACCGAAATCGCGCCGATGTCGTGTTTCTAATTAACGGGATTCCGGTGGCAATCGTGGAGACCAAATCTGCTAACAAGCGGGATGGATTAGAGGAAGGTGTCGATCAGATCCGCCGCTACCAACGTGAAACGCCGGAGATGTTTACCACCGCACAACTATTCGGCGTCACGCACATGCATGACTTGTTGTATGGCGTAACATGGAACGTCAGCCGCAAAAACCTATTTAACTATAAGACCGACGACCCCACAAACTACGAGGCGAAAGTCAAGACCTTCTTTGACCGTGAGCGATTCCTGAAAGTATTGCGAGAGTCAATTATTTTCCAGAGCAAGGACGATGCACTGACCAAAGTGGTGTTGCGTCAGCACCAGACCCGTGCGGTGGAGAAGGTAATCGATCGGGTTCACAATCCGGACAAACGACGCGGACTGATCTGGCACACACAGGGCAGCGGTAAGACCCTCACCATGATAACGGTTGCTTCCCGGCTGTTGCGCGGAGGTGGAGAAACAGAAAAGCCGACGGTGCTTATGCTAATTGACCGCAACGAATTGGAGAGCCAACTTTTCAAAAATATCACCGGCTACGGCATCACTGCTTTTCAAGTCGCAGAGAGCAAACAGAACCTGCAAGAAATCCTGGCGTCCGATTATCGCGGCTTAATCGTTTCAATGATTCATAAGTTCGACGATATACCGGCGGATATCAACACCCGCGAAGGGGTGACAGTCTTGGTTGACGAAGCGCACCGGACGACCGGCGGCGATTTGGGGAATTACCTGATGGCAGCCCTGCCCAATGCAACCTATATCGGCTTCACCGGCACCCCGATCGACACCCTCTCTCAGGGCGAGGGGACCTTTAAGGTGTTCGGTGCAGAAGATGAGCAGGGCTATCTGGATAAATACGCAATAGCTGAGTCTATTGAAGATGGGACAACCGTTCCGTTGAATTATGCCCTTGCCCCGTCCGATTTGCAGGTTGATAGCGAAACATTGGAGAGTGAATTTTTCAGGCTTGTCGTTGGGGAAGGTGTGAGCGACTTTGAAGAACTGGACGCGATTCTGGATCGGGCGGTCAACTTGAAAGCGATAATGAAAGCCCCCGATCGAGTGGATAACGTTGCTGCAGCGGTTGCGGAACATTTTCGAGAAAACGTAGAGCCGATGGGATTCAAGGCGTTTCTGGTCGCCGTAGACCGTGAGGCGTGTGCATTGTACAAGGAGGCACTCGATAGACATCTACCATCGAAGTATTCAGAGGTGGTCTATTCCCCGTACCATCAAGACCCCGAAGCCATGAAAGTGCATTGGCATACCGATGACGAAGAGAAGGAAATTCGTAAGAAATTCTCTGACAAAAGCGAACAGCCAAAGATTCTGATTGTGACCCAAAAGCTGTTGACAGGCTTCGATGCGCCGATTCTCTACTGCATCTACCTTGATAAACCGATGCGCGATCATGTCCTGTTACAGGCGATTGCCCGCGTCAACCGTCCTTATGAGGACAACGACGGCCTAATAAAACCGTACGGGTTTGTCTTGGATTTTGTCGGTATCTTTGAAAATTTGGAAAAAGCCCTCGCCTTTGATTCAGAAGAGGTGGGCAGCGTGATTCGGAATATCGACGTACTCAAGAACCTTTTCGCCAAGTTAATTCAGGAGGACGCGGCGCAGTATCTCCCCTTTGCAAGGGGTTGGAACGATAAGGCAAAAGAGAGCGCAATTGAGCATTTCGAGGACAAAGAGATTCGAGAAAACTTTTTCAAATTCTTCAAACAGTTGCAGGATATTTATACCATCCTTTCGCCGGATGCTTCCTTACGCCCGTTTATAGCGGATTATCAGTCGCTTGCATCGCTCTACGGGCTGATCCGTAACGCCTACGCCGACCATCCTTATGTTGATAAGGAATTGACCGCCAAGACGCGGAAATTGCTACAGCAGCATACGGACAGCGATCGGTTTGCGTTACCGGGCTCTATTCAAGCACTGAACGCAAACACATTGAGGGAAGTTGGGAATAGCGATGTATCCGATACGGTGAAGGTGCTAAATTTGCGGAAGATACTGCATAAAACGGTAGCAGAAGAAAGCCGGTCAAAACCGTTTCTCATTTCGATCGGAGACCGGGCAGAGGCACTCAGAGAAGCATACGAAAATCGTCAACGGACAACGCAGCAGGTACTGGCTGCGTATGAAGAATTAGTAGAGGAATGTGAGCGGGCGTCAAGCGAACAGACCCGAATGAACCTAGACGATAACGCCTACGCGGTTTATACGGTTCTTAAGGGGTTTGCGGAAGAAATTACCCCAGAACAGACGCGAGAGGTTGATAGCGTATTTGATCAATTTCCCGATTATCAATGGAACGAACAGCAGGAACGTGAGTTAAGAATTAATCTTTACCGTACCTTAAGACTAGTCGTTACACAAGGTGTTATGACACCAACAAATGCCTTGTTGAAGATACAACGGATATGA
- a CDS encoding TonB-dependent receptor, whose protein sequence is MKKFSIFLVLILFTYPCAAFGQGASSSIGEIYGTIYQQDLEQPVASAQIRIVETNQRTTTDQNGEFRFRNLPAGTYTLTTSASGYNPPAEVVVTIEPGETTELKIYLEQVTVELDEVEVTGERAASPVGRQTLSSSEIQRVPGATGDALRALQALPSVGVANDFSGALYIRGGSDEDNLYYFDRVPIGYPYHFGGIVSSLSSEIIDRIDVYAGGYGAEFGVDSQAVIDIYSRNKNTDGFRAKLNLNVLYSEGLLEGKISDQGFWYFAGRRSYIDLFLGSLSFDSGAITAFPRFWDYQVKGGYDLSEKHQLSLNIFASGDSFALKLDGEDVDQDIRGNISFGSGFEGAGIHLRSRLSDRLTSFLSLTRSDFQFDVSAGPELALKIDAPDYLLREDITYNLNPKHRLESGVILGLELGRAVGTGNRPPDEGEVDYDPRFIEKQTFDESISSRRMEVYLQDRYRVLSFLSVVLGLRVDYFSLVDDFSIQPRGSLLLDIMEGSQLQFSYGDYHQVPGPPRLTQSVGNPDLSASQASHYVLEFTRQVSEGTEFKFAGYYKDLANLVTTDDQMTYLNQGVGFAQGTEVFLRHRAGDRFLGWGSYTYGLSKRRDRPEEPYRYYSFDQTHVATLAATYRLTPTWEIGVKWQYRTGNPYTPVESATQKTDPRNGESIYVPIYAETNSGRLPPYHRLDVKLSKAFRFNSWEMSLFLELLNAYNRKNLLDFSYSDDYTEKDEIYQFPFIPYLGITTEF, encoded by the coding sequence ATGAAGAAGTTTTCAATTTTTCTTGTATTGATCTTATTTACTTATCCCTGCGCTGCATTTGGACAAGGGGCCTCAAGCAGCATAGGGGAAATTTACGGCACAATCTATCAGCAAGATCTTGAGCAGCCGGTCGCATCCGCCCAGATACGCATCGTAGAAACGAATCAGCGTACCACCACCGATCAGAACGGCGAATTTCGGTTCCGCAACCTACCTGCCGGAACATATACACTTACCACATCCGCTTCCGGTTATAATCCACCAGCGGAGGTCGTCGTCACCATTGAGCCGGGAGAAACAACCGAACTCAAAATTTATCTTGAACAGGTTACAGTCGAACTTGATGAAGTAGAAGTGACGGGAGAACGTGCCGCGTCACCCGTTGGCAGACAAACTTTAAGTAGCTCCGAGATCCAGCGCGTCCCCGGCGCCACAGGGGATGCCCTGCGCGCCCTACAAGCCCTGCCCAGTGTCGGGGTCGCGAACGACTTTAGTGGCGCGCTCTATATCCGCGGCGGCTCCGATGAAGACAACCTCTACTATTTTGACCGAGTGCCGATCGGCTATCCCTACCATTTTGGTGGAATCGTCTCGTCCCTCAGTTCTGAAATCATCGATCGGATTGATGTCTACGCCGGCGGCTACGGTGCCGAATTTGGCGTTGATTCACAGGCGGTGATCGACATCTATTCCCGGAACAAAAACACCGATGGCTTCCGCGCAAAATTGAATCTGAATGTCCTCTACTCCGAAGGGTTGCTGGAGGGAAAAATCAGTGATCAAGGGTTCTGGTATTTTGCCGGACGACGAAGTTACATCGACCTATTCCTCGGATCGTTGTCGTTTGATAGTGGCGCAATCACCGCTTTCCCTAGGTTCTGGGATTATCAGGTAAAGGGCGGATATGACCTCTCTGAAAAACATCAACTCTCTCTGAACATATTCGCTTCTGGCGACAGCTTTGCACTCAAACTAGACGGCGAAGATGTGGACCAGGATATCAGAGGAAACATTAGCTTCGGGAGCGGCTTTGAAGGGGCGGGTATCCACCTCCGTTCCCGGCTCTCAGACCGATTGACCTCTTTTTTATCCTTGACCCGTTCCGATTTCCAATTCGACGTCAGTGCCGGTCCTGAGCTTGCTCTAAAAATTGATGCACCAGATTACTTGCTCCGCGAGGACATCACCTACAACTTAAACCCGAAACATCGACTGGAATCCGGCGTGATACTTGGTCTTGAGTTGGGCAGAGCAGTTGGCACGGGTAACCGTCCGCCCGATGAAGGTGAGGTTGATTACGATCCACGGTTCATCGAAAAGCAAACATTCGATGAATCCATATCTAGTCGACGAATGGAAGTGTACCTGCAAGACCGGTATAGGGTGTTGTCGTTCCTGTCAGTTGTGCTCGGTTTGCGTGTAGATTACTTCAGCTTGGTTGACGACTTTTCTATCCAACCGCGCGGAAGCCTCCTGTTAGACATTATGGAAGGTTCTCAGCTCCAATTCTCTTACGGCGACTATCATCAGGTGCCCGGACCACCACGACTGACCCAGAGCGTCGGAAACCCCGACTTGAGCGCAAGCCAAGCCAGTCACTATGTATTGGAATTCACACGCCAAGTCTCAGAGGGGACAGAGTTCAAATTCGCAGGCTATTATAAAGATCTTGCGAACCTTGTGACCACCGATGATCAGATGACCTATCTTAACCAAGGCGTTGGATTCGCACAGGGGACTGAGGTGTTCTTACGCCATCGTGCCGGAGATCGATTTCTGGGTTGGGGATCTTACACGTATGGGCTTTCTAAACGGCGTGACCGCCCAGAGGAACCATATCGTTACTATTCGTTTGACCAGACACACGTTGCCACCTTGGCGGCAACTTATAGGTTGACACCGACTTGGGAGATTGGTGTAAAATGGCAGTACCGAACCGGCAACCCTTATACTCCAGTGGAAAGCGCGACTCAGAAAACCGACCCACGCAACGGCGAATCTATCTACGTCCCGATTTATGCGGAAACAAATTCAGGACGGCTTCCACCCTACCACCGGTTGGATGTGAAACTCAGTAAAGCGTTCCGATTCAATAGCTGGGAGATGAGTCTCTTTCTTGAACTCCTAAACGCCTATAATCGCAAAAATCTGCTCGATTTCAGCTACAGCGACGATTATACAGAGAAGGACGAAATCTACCAATTCCCGTTCATCCCCTACTTAGGAATCACCACCGAGTTTTAA